The Kribbella sp. NBC_00662 nucleotide sequence CTTCAGCCGCACGGAGGTCCGAGCGCCGTGCGACACCATCACGACGACCGCGCGGGCACCCTGGAACGGTCCGTGCGGCGACAGCTGGCGTAACGGTCCGTTGCTTGACGCAACGTTCGACTCCGGCGCCACCGGTACGGCGATCTCGCCCGGCGGTACGCCGGGTGGCCGGTTCTGCGCCGCTGCCATCGGTCCGGCGATCACGCCGACGACGCCCAGCAGACCAACCGCGGCGAGCACGCCCCGCACAGTTCTCGTCATGTCTCCCTCTCACGACCCGAAAGCACTGCCCCGGGCGGGGTGACAGCGAACTGTGGTGAGGCTATCAAGCACTCGTCCGGCGAATCGTCGCCGCCGCGGTCTCGAGGTTGGCGAGTGTCGTACGGACAGCCCGCCGAGCCGTCCGCTCCGGCCGGTGCAGCGCGTCGATGTGCCGCCGCGTGTGCACGCCCCGCATCGGGCGCAGCGCGACCCCCGGATGCGGACGCGCCGTCCAGCGCGGGATCAACGCCAGGCCGGCGCCCGCGGCAACCAACTCGGCGACGACGGTGAACTCGTTGACTCGATGGACCAGCTCGAGCCGGTGGTTGGCGGCCGCCCCGATCGCCTCGATCGTCGCCATCAACGGAAACCCGTCGTGCACGGTGATCCACGGCTCGCTCGCTACGTCGCGCGGTGACAGCGACCGCTTCGACGCCAGCGGATGATCGACCGGTACGGCGACGTCCAGCGGCTCGTGCAGCAACGGCGTGACCGCGACCGTCCGCGGCCAAGGCGCGGCGTGATCCAGCCGGTGCGCGAGCACGACGTCGTACTCACGCGTCAACGGCGGGAAGTCTTCTTGCGGCACATCCTCGTCGTGCAGGCTGACCCGCGGCCCCTCCCCCGCTCGTACGAGCGACGGAAAGAACGCCGCGGCGGCGCTGTGGAACGCGGCAACCGACACGATCGCGTCCGGCTGCTCGGCAAACTCGTCCACCACCTGCCGGGCACGCGCCAATGCCGACTCCACGTCCGCGGCCGCCCCGGCCAACGCACGACCGGCCGCGGTGAGCACCACCCGCCGGCCGTCGCGCTCGGTCAACGGGACCGGGATCGATCGCTGCAACAGCCTGAGCTGCTGCGAGATCGCCGACGGGGTCACCAGCAATGCCTCGGCG carries:
- a CDS encoding LysR family transcriptional regulator: MDERQLRVLREVGELGSVTAAAEALLVTPSAISQQLRLLQRSIPVPLTERDGRRVVLTAAGRALAGAAADVESALARARQVVDEFAEQPDAIVSVAAFHSAAAAFFPSLVRAGEGPRVSLHDEDVPQEDFPPLTREYDVVLAHRLDHAAPWPRTVAVTPLLHEPLDVAVPVDHPLASKRSLSPRDVASEPWITVHDGFPLMATIEAIGAAANHRLELVHRVNEFTVVAELVAAGAGLALIPRWTARPHPGVALRPMRGVHTRRHIDALHRPERTARRAVRTTLANLETAAATIRRTSA